Genomic DNA from Wolbachia endosymbiont of Aedes albopictus:
ACTCAGAGTATTTATTGGCGGATTACATAAAATTATAGCGGCTGCATGTCTTTTTTATTTTTTCTACGTTCAGCCAAATCGCGCTTATTTTAAGCGTTAGCACATTATTACAGCGCCACTTACAGTAATATAGGGTCAAAACTCGCACCACGGGGCTTCTTTTGCCTTTTTTTTCGTTTGGTAAATTTCTTAATATTTGTAGCTAAACGACAACCGTCGTTCCGCTATGTATTAGCGGATGAGATACCGCGGCGGTATGACGGTTCGCGTTGGCATGACGGTTAAGCAATTCGTCATCCCTCTACTTGTTAGCGGATGAGATACCGCGAATGAATCGCGGAATGACGGTCTGCGGCGGAATGACGGTTCGTGGCGGTATGACGTAGAATTTTATAACCCAGTGTCCAATCTGGATTCCAGTTATTAGCGTTTTTAGTAACTAAGAAAAGTGCTTCCCCTTTTTAGAGAACTGCATATAATAGATTTGACATTGCAGTGCATTATGCAAACAAAATTCCCAATATTACAGGAGGCTTTATGAATAAGAAATTTCTCTATTCACCATTGTCAATAAAAAGCATAGGAGAAAACGGTGTATTTTCTGGTTATGCTAGCGTTTTTAATATAGTTGATAAACAAAATGACCTGATCTTACCCGGAGCATTTAAGGAAAATTTAAACAGAAATAAAATAAAACTCCTTTGGCAGCACAATCCTGGTGAACCTATAGGTAATATTATAGATATTTGCGAAAATGATGTTGGCCTGTATATAACTGCACACTTACTTTTGGGCATCCAAAAAGCAAAGGAAGCGTACTTAATGCTCAAAACTGGAGTAATCAATGGACTTTCCATCGGCTATATACCTATAGAGTATGATGTTGATCATAAAAGCGGAGCTAGAGTGTTAAAACAAGTAGAATTATGGGAAGTCAGTTTGGTCACTTTTCCTGCAAACTTAGCTGCTCAGGTAATCAATGTGAAAAATCAGAACAATGAACAGGAAATGTTAGCAAGAGCGATAGAAAAAGCAAATGCTGTACTTGCAGACATGTACATTTCTGCTTAAAGTGTATTAGGCGGGCAAAGACTTTACCATAATTTGACACCTGCGTTAGCATTTGTTTAACATTTATACTAATATATATAACTTTATTACTGTTAAAATTTTCTGTAA
This window encodes:
- a CDS encoding HK97 family phage prohead protease, translated to MNKKFLYSPLSIKSIGENGVFSGYASVFNIVDKQNDLILPGAFKENLNRNKIKLLWQHNPGEPIGNIIDICENDVGLYITAHLLLGIQKAKEAYLMLKTGVINGLSIGYIPIEYDVDHKSGARVLKQVELWEVSLVTFPANLAAQVINVKNQNNEQEMLARAIEKANAVLADMYISA